A window of Sceloporus undulatus isolate JIND9_A2432 ecotype Alabama unplaced genomic scaffold, SceUnd_v1.1 scaffold_6379, whole genome shotgun sequence genomic DNA:
AAGTGGGCTCCTCCAATTGGCTGGCTGTGGATAGTTTGAATAATGGTGCAGATAACAGCCAGGGTAAGACCAGGGACACAAAAAAAGTATTCTGGAAATGTTGAGGGTGGCtttgatttctagtttgttgaATATAAACAAGTAGCATCCTTAGTCATGAGAATATTTTGTAAAATGTGCTAGAATAATTGCTGGAAACATAGGCTATGTATTTCTTTGTTGAGTATATAGAACGGGAGGGAGTAAAGGCACAAGAATAACTTTACTTGCTTTTTTGGATAACACttagttttctgaataaaatttttctttcatttgacaGAGGATGCCTTCTCTGGCATGGATTGGATGGTGGAAAAGATGGATCTGAAGGAGTTTGACTTTGACGCGCTGTTAGGTATTGATGATCTGGAATCCACCATCTCACCAGATGAGCTCACGGCCACGTTGGAAGACACGTGTGATCTACTTGACCCTCCCATTCAAGAAATTCCCATTGAAGAAACTCTACTGATACCAGAGCAAATTATCCATTCTCCCATATCTCCCACTGGAGCAGATGAAATGGCCCCATTGACCTCCTTGTTTGCATTTCCCCTCTCCCCAGAGTCACTTATCACAACAGCAGACCATTCTTTCAGCTTAGAACTAGGTGATGAAGTAGATGTTcttgaaggagaaaggaaagctgAAGCCCATATCCTAGTGGTAGTGATTCCCAAGTGTGAGGGGGAAGATGAAGTACATTCTGATAATGATAGTGGAATATGCATGAGCCCGGAGTCTTACTTGGGGTCACCCCAACAGAGTCCTACCACTTCTGTTAGTTCTGTGAGTGATGTCCAGTCTGTTAAGCC
This region includes:
- the LOC121918233 gene encoding cyclic AMP-dependent transcription factor ATF-4-like is translated as MSFSNTEMLLGDFLSPFNQPCLVAEESLGLLDDYLEVAKNLSSHGFSSDKAKVGSSNWLAVDSLNNGADNSQEDAFSGMDWMVEKMDLKEFDFDALLGIDDLESTISPDELTATLEDTCDLLDPPIQEIPIEETLLIPEQIIHSPISPTGADEMAPLTSLFAFPLSPESLITTADHSFSLELGDEVDVLEGERKAEAHILVVVIPKCEGEDEVHSDNDSGICMSPESYLGSPQQSPTTSVSSVSDVQSVKPLLVSVHPKPYDSPAEKVASFKIKSEKRIDKKLKKMEQNKTAATRYRQKKRAEQEALSGECRELEQKNEALREKADSLSKEIQYLKDLIEEVRKAKSKKVKVPE